A genomic stretch from Georgenia muralis includes:
- a CDS encoding DsbA family protein, with translation MTETHRADFWFDPLCPWAWMTSRWMGEVENVRDIEVSWHVMSLAVLNDDPDDGEAGGRWGPVRVVNAARELHGPEVVKPLYDALGTRIHPGGRGGEPGAVIDEALAEVGLPAELARFATSDEHDDALRASHQRAIDLVGTGVGTPVVAVDGVAFFGPVVTPAPRGEAAGRLWDGAVLVAGTPGFYELKRSRTSGPVFD, from the coding sequence ATGACCGAGACCCACCGCGCCGACTTCTGGTTCGACCCCCTGTGCCCCTGGGCCTGGATGACCTCCCGCTGGATGGGGGAGGTGGAGAACGTCCGTGACATCGAGGTGAGCTGGCACGTGATGAGCCTGGCCGTCCTCAACGACGACCCTGACGACGGCGAGGCCGGCGGCCGGTGGGGACCGGTGCGGGTGGTCAACGCCGCCCGCGAGCTCCACGGACCGGAGGTCGTCAAGCCCCTCTACGACGCCCTCGGCACCCGCATCCACCCCGGCGGGCGCGGCGGGGAGCCGGGCGCCGTCATCGACGAGGCGCTCGCCGAGGTCGGGCTGCCCGCCGAGCTGGCGCGGTTCGCCACCTCGGACGAGCACGACGACGCCCTGCGCGCGTCTCACCAGCGGGCGATCGACCTGGTCGGTACCGGCGTCGGCACCCCGGTCGTCGCCGTCGACGGCGTCGCCTTCTTCGGTCCGGTCGTGACGCCGGCACCGCGCGGCGAGGCGGCCGGACGGCTGTGGGACGGCGCGGTGCTGGTGGCCGGGACGCCCGGCTTCTACGAGCTCAAGCGCAGCCGCACCAGCGGCCCGGTCTTCGACTGA
- a CDS encoding M13 family metallopeptidase — protein MTTTNTAQMSDAEAMDDGVRPQDDLFRRFNGTFLREHVVPADRARDGSFTALRDLSEERVRAIIDDAAAGRVAEGNPDNARKIGDVYASFMAIERVEALGTAPLRADLEALTAARDHEALTRAMGALQPTGVGGAVGYQVDTDLNDPERYTVYFWQSGLGLPDESYYREDVHAATRTAYVAHVAAMLALTGLVTEDEAMGAAERVMKVETTLAAGHWDKVRSREADQLNNPMTWEETVASAPGFDWSLWRTALGVPEGAFDQLIVAMPSYVTHFARSWAETDVDSLRMWLMWHVVHARAPYLPSDVVDENFDFYGRTLTGAEELRERWKRGVALVEGALGEAVGELYVARHFPPAHKTAMQTLVADLVEAYRESITSLEWMGEETRRRALAKLEAFTPKIGYPDKWRDYSALEADPTDLLGNVRAANVFEERRDLAKLGKPMDRDEWFMPPQMVNAYYNPTMNEIVFPAAILQPPFFDPDADDAWNYGGIGAVIGHEIGHGFDDQGSKYDGTGRLTDWWTEDDRREFESRTKALIAQYDAFSPAQLDGSHHVNGALTIGENIGDLGGLSIALKACEIALRRQGLPGIDAAPVVEGLSGLQRLFASWARIWREKSRDAEVVRLLTIDPHSPAEFRCNGVVRNMDAFHEAFDVRPGDALYLPPEERVRIW, from the coding sequence CCCAGGACGACCTCTTCCGCCGGTTCAACGGCACGTTCCTGCGCGAGCACGTCGTCCCCGCCGACCGCGCCCGCGACGGCTCCTTCACCGCCCTGCGCGACCTCTCCGAGGAGCGGGTGCGGGCGATCATCGACGACGCGGCGGCCGGCCGGGTCGCCGAGGGCAACCCCGACAACGCACGGAAGATCGGCGACGTCTACGCCTCCTTCATGGCCATCGAGCGGGTCGAGGCCCTGGGCACCGCCCCCCTGCGGGCCGACCTCGAGGCGCTCACCGCCGCCCGCGACCACGAGGCCCTCACCCGGGCGATGGGCGCCCTGCAGCCCACCGGTGTCGGCGGCGCCGTCGGCTACCAGGTGGACACCGACCTCAACGACCCCGAGCGGTACACCGTCTACTTCTGGCAGTCCGGTCTCGGCCTGCCCGACGAGTCCTACTACCGCGAGGACGTCCACGCGGCCACGCGGACCGCCTACGTCGCGCACGTGGCGGCGATGCTGGCCCTGACCGGTCTGGTGACCGAGGACGAGGCGATGGGCGCCGCCGAGCGTGTCATGAAGGTCGAGACCACCCTCGCCGCCGGGCACTGGGACAAGGTCCGCTCGCGGGAGGCCGACCAGCTCAACAACCCCATGACGTGGGAGGAGACGGTCGCGAGCGCGCCCGGCTTCGACTGGTCGCTGTGGCGGACCGCGCTCGGGGTCCCCGAGGGTGCGTTCGACCAGCTCATCGTGGCCATGCCCTCCTACGTCACCCACTTCGCCCGCTCGTGGGCCGAGACCGACGTCGACTCGCTGCGGATGTGGCTGATGTGGCACGTCGTCCACGCGCGGGCGCCGTACCTCCCCTCGGACGTCGTGGACGAGAACTTCGACTTCTACGGCCGCACCCTCACCGGTGCCGAGGAGCTGCGCGAGCGCTGGAAGCGCGGGGTCGCGCTGGTCGAGGGCGCCCTCGGGGAGGCCGTGGGCGAGCTCTACGTGGCGCGGCACTTCCCGCCCGCGCACAAGACCGCCATGCAGACCCTCGTGGCCGACCTCGTCGAGGCCTACCGCGAGTCCATCACCTCGCTGGAGTGGATGGGTGAGGAGACCCGCCGGCGGGCGCTGGCCAAGCTCGAGGCGTTCACCCCCAAGATCGGCTACCCGGACAAGTGGCGCGACTACTCCGCGCTGGAGGCCGACCCGACCGACCTGCTGGGCAACGTCCGCGCCGCCAACGTCTTCGAGGAGCGTCGCGACCTGGCCAAGCTGGGCAAGCCGATGGACCGCGACGAGTGGTTCATGCCGCCGCAGATGGTCAACGCCTACTACAACCCGACGATGAACGAGATCGTCTTCCCCGCCGCGATCCTCCAGCCGCCGTTCTTCGACCCCGACGCCGACGACGCCTGGAACTACGGCGGGATCGGCGCCGTCATCGGCCACGAGATCGGGCACGGCTTCGACGACCAGGGCTCGAAGTACGACGGCACCGGCCGCCTCACGGACTGGTGGACCGAGGACGACCGGCGCGAGTTCGAGTCCCGGACCAAGGCCCTCATCGCCCAGTACGACGCCTTCTCCCCCGCCCAGCTGGACGGGTCCCACCACGTGAACGGCGCCCTGACGATCGGGGAGAACATCGGCGACCTCGGCGGCCTGTCGATCGCGCTCAAGGCGTGCGAGATCGCCCTGCGCCGTCAGGGCCTGCCCGGCATCGACGCCGCGCCCGTGGTCGAGGGACTCTCGGGCCTGCAGCGCCTCTTCGCGTCGTGGGCGCGGATCTGGCGCGAGAAGAGCCGGGACGCGGAGGTCGTGCGCCTGCTGACCATCGATCCCCACTCCCCGGCGGAGTTCCGCTGCAACGGGGTGGTGCGGAACATGGACGCCTTCCACGAGGCCTTCGACGTCCGGCCCGGGGACGCCCTGTACCTCCCGCCGGAGGAGCGCGTGCGGATCTGGTGA